Within Runella rosea, the genomic segment GCGGCATATTCCTGCGCTTTTATCTCATTTCCATCAGGATTCCAGCCTTTTTGCGGTGCAATTTTCATCAAATTGCTCCAGGCTATTACCTCATTCCAATTTTTGTCCGTCTTCCCGTATTTTTGTTTGACCAGTTTGTAGGTGACATTCCAAAAGAAGGAGCGAAAAAGTCCTGATTTTGTCCAGTTTGTATTGACCCAGTTCAAGGGACAATCTTCTCCTTCGGCCTGCGACTCCTCAAACGCCAATTTTATATGAGCATCCAACACATGCTCATCATCTCCGATAGTAAATCCGGAAGGCAGCCATTCGTTTACGGCCTGTCCTACCACCAACAAATGCTTTCCCTGAGCATATTCCTTCCCGATCATGGGATAAAAGGCAGTGTATTCTTTCTCCTGATTGTGTACTGCCTTCGTAAAAGCCAATATATTTTCTCTAAAAAGTCGGTCGTATTCAGGAGTCATAGGGAAGGAAAAAACGATCAAAAATCAAGAATCTTAAAAACCTGCGCAAGCGCAGAAATAGGAGCAGATTTGAAAAATTAAAAGGCTGTAAATCAGGGATTTACAGCCTTTTCGCAGAGAGAGAGGGATTCGAACCCCCGGACCTGTAACAGTCAACGGTTTTCAAGACCGCCGCATTCGACCACTCTGCCATCTCTCTAAAACTTCCCAGAACCATTGTTTTGGGACTGCAAAGGTAGCTGTTTTTCGTGGTTTGTCAAGTCTTTTTACCAAAAAAATTAACGAAATAATGTAAAAAAACTTCGCTTTAAGAATGAAAATACAGCAATATTTTGATTTTCAAATACTTATATTTACCCAAGCGCCTGGGCTAAATCTGCAATTAAATCATCAACGTGCTCTAATCCGACTGAAATACGCAGTAAATTCTTCGGACTAACCGAATGAACGCCCTCGGCCGTGGCCCGGTGTTCAATCAAACTTTCTACGCCTCCCAAGCTCGTCGCCCGGATAAACACCTTTACTTTGCTCTTAACGGCCAAGGCTTCTTCTGCGCCGCCTTTTACCTGAATCGACAACATCCCCCCACCCGATGCCATCTGGCGCTTGGCTACTTCGTACCCAGCGTGGCTTTCCAAAAAAGGATAATGAACGGCTTCTAATTTGGGATGGGTACTCAAATATTCCGCCAGTTTAGCGGCATTTTCTGATTGCTGCCGCACCCGAAGCGCCAAGGTTTTAATGCCACGGACAATCAGCCAACAATCAAAAGGCGACGGTACCGCCCCTCCCAAGGCCTGAATCATCCGGGCTTTTTCGGCCAACGCACCATTTTCCTTAAAAATCAGGGCTCCACTCAACAAATCGCTATGACCACCAAAATACTTCGTGGCCGAATGCATCGACACATCACACCCCAAATCAAGCGGGCGTTGCAACACCGAAGTAGCCCATGTATTGTCGCAGGCTGAATACGCCCCTTTGGCCCGCGCCAGTGCAGCCACGGCCTTTACATCCGTAATTTTCAATAAAGGATTGGAGGGCGTTTCCATCCAAACCAACTTCGTATTGGGCTGAAATGCCCCTTCTACCGCCGCTAAGTCACTCATATCGACCTTCGAAAATTGAAGTCCCCACAAACTCAGCACGTCCTGCAACAACGCTGGCGTGCCATAATACGCGTCGTCAGGAATGATGACGTGGTCGCCGGGAAGCAGGCATTGAAACAAGGTGGTCGTCGCGGCCTGTCCCGACGCAAATGCCATTCCTACCTGTCCACCTTCCAGCGCGGCATACGCTTTTTCCAGGGCATTACGGTTGGGATTGCTGGCCCGAGTATAAATATGTCCGTGCGGAATACTGCTGTCAGGCTCCCGCTCAAAGTTCGTGGAAAGATAAATGGGGGGTACGACCGCACTCGCATTGGCGTCGTGAAATTGAGTACTCTGAATGGCAAGTGTTTCGAAATTCATAGATTTTTGGGCATTGGTATGTTAAATCCAGTAAGTACCTTGGAGCTTAGCACCTTTTTTATTCTTAACTCCTTTTTTCATTTATCCGTTTTCCATCAGGCCATTTTCTGGAAAAAATTTCTATTTTAATGGGTTAAACACAATTTTACACCAATTCTTTTTGAAACAAAAATTAGTTGTGTAGGTTTGCAATTAGTATGCAAGCAGAATAAATTGCGTAACCATCAGCAAATTTACTTTCAAAACGTAATAAAAAGAACCGATTCATGCCTTTTGAAACCTTTTCCCTGACCATAGAAAATTACGTGGCGCAGGTGGTTTTTAACCGCCCCGAACGCGCCAATGCTCTCAACCAAACAGCATGGCAAGAAATGAAGGCCATTTTTGAGGAATTGGACGAAAATGAGGACGTCAGGATAATCATTTTAAGGGGCAACGGCCGACATTTTTGCGCGGGTATTGATTTAGAACTATTGATGCAAGTAGCGCAATCTGCACAAAAATGCGAAGGGCGGAAGCGCGAAAAACTGCGCCGGCAAGTGCTTGATTTACAAGCCCCCATCAATGCCATTGAGCAGTGTAGCAAACCCGTGGTAGCTGCCATCCACGGCGGGTGCATCGGCGGCGGGGTCGACATCGTCAGTGCGTGCGATATGCGCTACTGCACCCACGACGCTTTTTTTACCATCAAAGAAATCGACATGGGCATGGTGGCCGATTTAGGTACTTTGCAGCGACTGCCCAAAATTATCCCACCAGGTATTGCGCGCGAAATGGCCTATACAGGACGAAATGTATCGGGCCAAGAAGCCGAACGAATCGGCCTAACCAATCGTAGTTTTGTCGATGTCGACACCATGCTGGCCGAAGTGATGAAAATTGCTCAGGTCATTGCTACCAAATCTCCGCTTTCCATTCGGGGCACCAAAGCCATCCTGAACCATAGCCGCGACCACTCCGTGGCCGATGGATTGGAGTACATGGCCACTTGGAACGCCGCCATGCTCCTCTCTGACGACCTCACGGAAGCCTTCCAAGCCAAAATGCAAAAACGCGACGCTGTGTTTCGGTAAAAGACACCAGAAGTAGGAAGTATGAGGTAGGAAGTATGAGGTAGGAAGTATGAGGTAGGAAGTATGAGGTAGGAAGTAAAAAATCAGAACTTCAAATTTTATAAAATCGTCATTTAAAAACTCCTGAACCAATGAATTTTTCTCAACCCATGCTACGCGACGGGTCGCTTGCGGGCAAAACCATCATCGTAACGGGCGGCGGCACGGGCCTTGGCAAATCCATGGCCAAATATTTTCTCGAATTGGGGGCCAACGTCGTAATATGCAGCCGTCGTTTGGCCATTTTGGAAGCAACCGCCCAAGAATTGACCGAAGCCACGGGCGGACAAGTACTACCCGCCGAGTGTGACGTGCGCAAACCCGAACAAATAGAAGCCGTCATTGAAGCGGCCATTGCGCGTTTTGGCGCGGTGCATGGGTTGGTCAATAACTCTGCTGGAAATTTTATCAGTCCTACCGAGCGCCTTTCGTACAAAGCCATTGATACAGTCGTTGATATCGTACTGCGCGGCACGTATTATTTTACGCTCGCCATCGGTAAGTATTGGATTGATAATCAAATCAAAGGAACAATTCTCAACATCTCCACTACCTACGCTTGGACGGGTTCGGGTTGGGTAGTTCCATCCGCAATGGCCAAAGCGGGCGCCCTTGCCATGACCAAATCACTGGCCTATGAGTGGGGCAAGTACGGCATTCGACTCAATGCAATTGCCCCGGGGCCGTTTCCGACCAAAGGCGCTTGGGACCGTTTGTTTCCAAAAGAATTGGCTGAAAAATTTGCCTTTGAAAACCGTATTCCGTTGCATCGCACGGGAGAGCATCAAGAATTGGCTAATTTGGCCGCTTATCTGATGTCTGACTTTTCGGCCTACATGACGGGTGAGGTGATTACGCTCGACGGCGGAGAAGTACTTAATGGTGGCCAATTTAATTTTCTGCACGAAGTCACACCTGAGATGTGGGATGTATTGGAAGCGCAAATTAAAAATGCCAACCGAGCCAGCAAACAAGAGGGTAAAAAAGAATCGTAAAAAGCCAGAACCCGAAAATAAAAAGGCGACAAAACCACGTTCTTGCTTTTTAGAAACAAGAAAATGGATTTTGCCGCCTTTTAGTAGATGTATACCTACTTACGACGCAGTTTTGCTTCAATCGTTTGCTGGGTATGTGGTACCGCCCGCAAACGCTCTTTTGGAATCAACTTACCTGTGTCAATGCAAATACCGTAAGTGCCATTTTTGATGCGCACAAGGGCATTTTCAAGTTGAGTAATAAATTTTTGCAGGCGCGCCGCCGATTGGCTCATTTGTTCGCGTTCGCTCGTATCCACATCTTCCATCAATTTGGTCGCGGCACCTGTATTGTCAGTACCACTGTCATTTTTACGGCTCAATGTGTCTTTGATGTACGCCAATTCATTGCGCGCTGCGTCTAGTTTTTGGTTGATGATACCTTCGAACTCTTTCAGCTCTTCTTCAGAGTAACGTTTTTTGTCTTCCTGTACAGTCATATAAAAATTCCGGTTTGGGGTAAAAACTTAACGGCGGAAGTTGATTAAGGCGCAAAAATACGCTTTATTCTTGTCCTACAAACCATTTAATGTTACCGTTTAATAAAAAGGTATTTTTTTTTGATTCTACAAATTCCGCTAAATACCATGGATTATTTGGAAAATAGTGGTCTTCTCCCTACACTATTCGCCACACAGTTAGATAGTTAATACAACCTTCTTCTTCTAAAAATTGTACAATACCAAGACAAAACTATATTTCTACCTTTTTCGTTTTAATCCTGTTAAGTTTGCAGCTGAAAACTCACTCTTTTAGCACAGCCAACAGGGAGTGTTTTCTATCAACAAATGAATATTCCAAACAATCAGAATTTACAAACAATGATGACTTACATTGAGCCAGCTCCGATAAAAGATAAGGAGAATCCACTGGAGTCTATGATGTCGCGCTTTGACAAAGCTGCCGAATTATTGGGTATCAGCGACGAAATGTACCATATCCTTAAAATGCCTCGAAAGCAAGTCGTCGTGGGTCTGCCCGTGACGATGGACAACGGACAAATCAAGGTTTTTGAAGGGTATCGCGTTATTCACTCTACCATTCTGGGGCCCTCCAAAGGCGGAATTCGATTCGACATGGGGGTAAACATTGACGAAATCAGGGCCTTAGCCGCTTGGATGACCTGGAAATGCGCCGTGGTTGACATTCCTTACGGGGGTGCCAAAGGCGGAATTGCCTGCAACCCACGCGAAATGTCAGCGGGAGAGATTGAGCGACTGATGCGTGCTTACACCACCGCGATGCTCAACGTATTTGGTCCCGATGAAGACATCCCCGCCCCCGACATGGGCACTGGCCCGCGCGAAATGGCTTGGTTGATGGACGAATACTCCAAAGCCAAAGGCATGACCGTGCAGGGAGTAGTAACGGGCAAACCGCTTGTATTGGGCGGCTCGCTCGGACGAACCGAAGCTACCGGACGCGGCGTAACCGTTTCGGCGCTTTCGGCCATGGAAAAAATGCGTATCAATCCCTACCGTGCTACTGCTGCCATTCAGGGATTTGGCAACGTGGGTATGTACGCGGCAGCTCTGCTTCACGAACGCGGCGTAAGCGTGCAGGCCATCAGTGATATTTCGGGAGGGTATTATAATTCCAACGGAATCGATATTGAAGCCGCGATGGCCTACCGAAATGCCAACGGAGGAATGTTGGAAGGATACACCGGAGCCGAAAAAATCACCAACGAAGAATTACTTTCTCTCCCCGTGGATGTGCTCGTTCCTGCGGCCAAAGAAGATGTGATTACCCACGAAAACGCCGCCGATATTCAGGCAAAAATGATTGTAGAAGGTGCCAACGGCCCAACTTCAGCCAGCGCCGACGACATCATCAACAGCAAGGGAATCATGGTTGTGCCCGACATTCTGGCCAACGCAGGCGGGGTAACGGTTTCGTACTTTGAATGGGTTCAAAACCGCATCGGTTACAAATGGAATTTGGAACGCATCAACCGCCGCTCAGACCGTATCATGAAGGATGCCTTTGAAAATGTATACGCCACCTCTCAAAAATACAAAGTAAATATGCGCTTGGCGGCTTACATTGTGGCCATCGACAAAGTGGCCAGCACTTACAAATTCCGTGGCGGTTACTAATAAAGTAATGCGCTGTGAGTAGCGAGTAGTGATAAGATTGTTATTTTTGCGAGGTGAAAGGCTTAAACCTATCCCTCGCATTTTTTATTTTACCTATACGCAAACATGACTATTCATAAAGAAGGAACGGCCAGCATTGGATTAGCGGCTCTTTTTGTACTGATAACCAACGGATTGGTTCGCTATTTCTGGGGAGAATTAGATTGGTTGACCACGGCTTGGCTGGCCGCATCCCTTATCTTCTTCTTTATCATCCTTCAGTTTTTTCGAAAACCAGCCCGCGTTTTTTCTGTCAACCCAAAACACGTCATTGCTCCGTGTGATGGAAAAGTGGTCGTTATTGAAGAGGTAATTGAAACCGAATATTTCAAAGGACCACGCCGCCAAGTGTCGATTTTTATGTCACCCATCAATGTACACATCAACTGGAATCCCATTTCGGGGGTGGTCAACTATTTCAAGTACCATCCAGGCAAATACTTAGTGGCTTGGCACCCAAAATCTAGCACAGAAAACGAGCGCACCACCACCGTCATCAAAGCTCCTAACGGCGTAGAAGTACTTTTTCGGCAAATTGCGGGCGCATTGGCCAAACGAATTGTATGGTACGTAAAAGAAGGGCAACAAGTAGCCCAAGGCTCCGAAATGGGCTTTATCAAATTTGGCTCACGGGTAGACCTTTACTTACCCTTAGACGCCAAAATACTTGTCAATTTAGAAGATAAAACGAAGGGCGGAATTACCGTATTGGCCGAATTAAAATAAGTGTGTTGTTGCCTTTGTTTCATCATACGCATTACTTAAACTAACTATGCTATCAACTTCTACGACTGAATCTACTTCCCGTTACGAAAATCTTGACCAAATGA encodes:
- a CDS encoding trans-sulfuration enzyme family protein — its product is MNFETLAIQSTQFHDANASAVVPPIYLSTNFEREPDSSIPHGHIYTRASNPNRNALEKAYAALEGGQVGMAFASGQAATTTLFQCLLPGDHVIIPDDAYYGTPALLQDVLSLWGLQFSKVDMSDLAAVEGAFQPNTKLVWMETPSNPLLKITDVKAVAALARAKGAYSACDNTWATSVLQRPLDLGCDVSMHSATKYFGGHSDLLSGALIFKENGALAEKARMIQALGGAVPSPFDCWLIVRGIKTLALRVRQQSENAAKLAEYLSTHPKLEAVHYPFLESHAGYEVAKRQMASGGGMLSIQVKGGAEEALAVKSKVKVFIRATSLGGVESLIEHRATAEGVHSVSPKNLLRISVGLEHVDDLIADLAQALG
- a CDS encoding crotonase/enoyl-CoA hydratase family protein; its protein translation is MPFETFSLTIENYVAQVVFNRPERANALNQTAWQEMKAIFEELDENEDVRIIILRGNGRHFCAGIDLELLMQVAQSAQKCEGRKREKLRRQVLDLQAPINAIEQCSKPVVAAIHGGCIGGGVDIVSACDMRYCTHDAFFTIKEIDMGMVADLGTLQRLPKIIPPGIAREMAYTGRNVSGQEAERIGLTNRSFVDVDTMLAEVMKIAQVIATKSPLSIRGTKAILNHSRDHSVADGLEYMATWNAAMLLSDDLTEAFQAKMQKRDAVFR
- a CDS encoding SDR family oxidoreductase; the protein is MNFSQPMLRDGSLAGKTIIVTGGGTGLGKSMAKYFLELGANVVICSRRLAILEATAQELTEATGGQVLPAECDVRKPEQIEAVIEAAIARFGAVHGLVNNSAGNFISPTERLSYKAIDTVVDIVLRGTYYFTLAIGKYWIDNQIKGTILNISTTYAWTGSGWVVPSAMAKAGALAMTKSLAYEWGKYGIRLNAIAPGPFPTKGAWDRLFPKELAEKFAFENRIPLHRTGEHQELANLAAYLMSDFSAYMTGEVITLDGGEVLNGGQFNFLHEVTPEMWDVLEAQIKNANRASKQEGKKES
- a CDS encoding TraR/DksA family transcriptional regulator; protein product: MTVQEDKKRYSEEELKEFEGIINQKLDAARNELAYIKDTLSRKNDSGTDNTGAATKLMEDVDTSEREQMSQSAARLQKFITQLENALVRIKNGTYGICIDTGKLIPKERLRAVPHTQQTIEAKLRRK
- a CDS encoding Glu/Leu/Phe/Val family dehydrogenase; the protein is MTYIEPAPIKDKENPLESMMSRFDKAAELLGISDEMYHILKMPRKQVVVGLPVTMDNGQIKVFEGYRVIHSTILGPSKGGIRFDMGVNIDEIRALAAWMTWKCAVVDIPYGGAKGGIACNPREMSAGEIERLMRAYTTAMLNVFGPDEDIPAPDMGTGPREMAWLMDEYSKAKGMTVQGVVTGKPLVLGGSLGRTEATGRGVTVSALSAMEKMRINPYRATAAIQGFGNVGMYAAALLHERGVSVQAISDISGGYYNSNGIDIEAAMAYRNANGGMLEGYTGAEKITNEELLSLPVDVLVPAAKEDVITHENAADIQAKMIVEGANGPTSASADDIINSKGIMVVPDILANAGGVTVSYFEWVQNRIGYKWNLERINRRSDRIMKDAFENVYATSQKYKVNMRLAAYIVAIDKVASTYKFRGGY
- a CDS encoding phosphatidylserine decarboxylase family protein, translating into MTIHKEGTASIGLAALFVLITNGLVRYFWGELDWLTTAWLAASLIFFFIILQFFRKPARVFSVNPKHVIAPCDGKVVVIEEVIETEYFKGPRRQVSIFMSPINVHINWNPISGVVNYFKYHPGKYLVAWHPKSSTENERTTTVIKAPNGVEVLFRQIAGALAKRIVWYVKEGQQVAQGSEMGFIKFGSRVDLYLPLDAKILVNLEDKTKGGITVLAELK